A stretch of Lathyrus oleraceus cultivar Zhongwan6 chromosome 6, CAAS_Psat_ZW6_1.0, whole genome shotgun sequence DNA encodes these proteins:
- the LOC127091335 gene encoding uncharacterized protein LOC127091335, which produces MRHKLKQKRAKESEFMTHLMHIHVAIVAALTGCVSTILLIFIWRLCHHKKDRKNFIESNSLNKRESHHEGSNQFDQGRKKKGRKDLFDWVDHPYLASDAVENGWSRFAFTSYKSDSMSSKKSTSSTLLGACGGGGGEYGREENEVEISWEVCQGSNEFMQKIRLNSGLKKCFFHPNNALMNVHSVVRTCLPLPGPSLGNHVFPQEAYFEITILYSCGGDDCEVVGRREGEKTKLLIEKSLNDEGDLKSVEEMKVEGKDGSVMVSLGLSYGGSVPLRVPGSYPRSIGFNSNGSVFLDGMKLVFESDKVQWIGRDTVIGCGFDPRKKKVFFTLDSELVHVIHCQSEEFSTPLCPTIAANIDIMILVNFGQVAFKYAPANAQRTPNPCFIAPLVHSPGATLGFDDSKELFSMGRIDSPWQNRSATKGNNNGGNNNNLAFDFDEESEADLFEIVLDGSEKSPYSVSLS; this is translated from the exons ATGCGTCACAAATTGAAGCAAAAAAGAGCAAAAGAATCTGAATTCATGACTCATTTGATGCATATCCATGTTGCTATAGTTGCAGCTTTAACTGGATGTGTTTCAACCATTTTACTCATTTTCATCTGGAGATTATGTCATCACAAGAAAGATCGAAAGAACTTCATTGAATCAAATAGTTTGAACAAAAGAGAGAGCCATCATGAAGGAAGCAATCAATTTGATCAAggaagaaagaaaaaaggaagaaAAGATTTGTTTGATTGGGTCGATCATCCATATCTAGCTTCTGATGCTGTTGAAAATGGATGGTCAAGATTTGCTTTCACAAGCTATAAAAGTGATTCTATGTCGTCAAAAAAATCAACTTCTTCGACCCTTTTGGGAGCTTGTGGAGGCGGTGGTGGTGAGTATGGAAGAGAAGAAAATGAGGTTGAAATAAGTTGGGAAGTCTGTCAAGGTTCAAATGAATTCATGCAGAAGATAAGACTTAATTCTGGTTTGAAAAAGTGTTTTTTTCATCCAAACAATGCTTTAATGAATGTTCATTCTGTTGTTAGGACTTGTTTGCCTCTTCCTGGTCCTAGTTTAGGGAACCATGTTTTTCCACAAGAAGCTTATTTTGAGATTACTATATTGTATTCTTGTGGTGGAGATGATTGTGAAGTTGTTGGAAGAAGAGAAGGAGAAAAGACAAAATTGCTTATTGAAAAAAGTTTGAATGATGAAGGTGATTTGAAAAGTGTTGAAGAAATGAAAGTTGAAGGAAAAGATGGATCTGTGATGGTGTCATTAGGGTTAAGCTATGGTGGAAGTGTTCCTTTAAGAGTTCCAGGAAGTTACCCTAGAAGCATAGGGTTCAACTCCAATGGTTCTGTTTTTCTTGATG GAATGAAACTCGTATTTGAATCCGACAAAGTGCAATGGATAGGAAGGGACACAGTAATTGGTTGTGGATTTGATCCAAGAAAAAAGAAAGTTTTCTTCACATTAGACTCAGAACTGGTGCATGTAATTCACTGTCAATCAGAGGAATTCAGCACACCACTCTGTCCAACAATTGCGGCAAATATAGACATTATGATTTTAGTTAATTTTGGGCAAGTTGCATTCAAATATGCGCCTGCAAATGCGCAAAGAACGCCGAATCCGTGTTTTATAGCACCACTTGTACATTCCCCTGGTGCTACGCTTGGATTTGATGACAGTAAGGAACTATTCTCGATGGGAAGGATTGATTCGCCGTGGCAGAATCGATCCGCGACGAAAGGAAATAACAACGGTGGGAATAATAATAATCTAGCATTTGATTTTGATGAGGAATCTGAAGCTGATTTGTTTGAAATTGTGTTGGATGGTTCAGAAAAATCACCATACTCAGTGTCCTTATCATAA